Proteins encoded together in one Electrophorus electricus isolate fEleEle1 chromosome 9, fEleEle1.pri, whole genome shotgun sequence window:
- the LOC113589649 gene encoding C-type lectin domain family 4 member E-like codes for MVPSSTDEMSFDEKLRRGERVEMVVDIYETADAVRDHDPNKEDMNTKKNAQTQQIGDTEWSRRYRLAAVCLGLLCVLLLAANTVLWVKFTADINQLQTSNHNLTSEINQLWTTYSNVTVMKEQLLGERNGLQKELSIHGWNYFNFSIYYITIEKKFWSNSRNDCKQRGADLVVIKSREEQEFISKTFSQTEAWIGLTDKDNEGSWKWVDGTALTTGFWWQGEPNDYGRNEDCAITGYRIAADNVSTWADYFCDFPVVGICEKMLN; via the exons ATGGTTCCGAGTTCCACTGATGAGATGAGCTTTGATGAGAAGCTGAGAAGAGGAGAGCGAGTGGAGATGGTGGTGGATATTTATGAGACTGCAGATGCTGTTAGAGATCATGACCCCAACAAAGAGGACATGAATACAAAGAAGAACGCACAAACCCAACAAATAG GTGACACTGAATGGAGCAGACGCTATAGactggctgcagtgtgtctggggctgctgtgtgttctcctgctggCTGCAAACACAGTGCTGTGGGTCAAGTTCACTGCAGATATAAACCAGTTACAGACCAGTAACCACAACTTGACTAGCGAAATAAACCAGTTATGGACCACTTACAGCAATGTGACTGTAATGAAAGAACAATTACTGGGGGAGAGAAATGGACTCCAGAAAGAACTTTCAATACATG GATGGAATTATTTCAACTTCAGTATTTACTACATCACTATTGAGAAGAAATTCTGGAGTAACAGCAGAAATGACTGCAAGCAAAGAGGAGCAGACCTAGTGGTCATAAAGAGTAGAGAGGaacag GAATTcatcagtaaaacattttcccaaacTGAAGCTTGGATTGGTTTGACTGACAAAGACAACGAGGGATCCTGGAAATGGGTGGACGGCACAGCACTGACCACTGG GTTCTGGTGGCAGGGTGAGCCCAATGACTATGGAAGAAATGAAGACTGTGCTATAACTGGATACAGGATTGCTGCTGACAATGTATCAACCTGGGCTGATTATTTCTGTGACTTCCCTGTGGTTGGAATCTGTGAGAAAATGTTAAACTGA
- the LOC113589650 gene encoding C-type lectin domain family 4 member E-like, which translates to MEMRSNLYANSEVAAGNRSYSEASEYSYEDVYVNEDNMDAHKTRSTEKPAKIASGTNTAGSTCHRLTAVCLGLLCVLLLAAITVLWVKFTAERNQLQTRLNNVTNQNEQLKDNCCQNKLAAIDLYGQQGWFYFRSKLYYISLEMKTWSEGRQDCNNRGADLVIINSREEQEFTVKMVGNSKAWIGLTDTEKEGEWKWVDGTEFTTEYWKENEPNDIDNNEDCVEQTNKKGWNDNACSEKQMWICEKSAF; encoded by the exons ATGGAAATGAGAAGCAATTTATATGCCAATTCAGAAGTTGCTGCAGGCAACAGGTCTTATTCGGAAGCCAGTGAGTACTCATATGAAGACGTTTATGTCAATGAGGACAACATGGATGCTCACAAGACCAGAAGTACCGAGAAACCTGCAAAAATAG CTTCAGGAACCAATACTGCAGGGAGCACATGCCACAGActgactgcagtgtgtctggGGCTGCTCTGTGTTCTCCTGCTGGCTGCCATCACAGTGCTGTGGGTAAAGTTCACTGCAGAGAGAAACCAGTTACAGACCAGATTGAACAATGTTACAAACCAAAATGAGCAGTTAAAGGATAACTGCTGTCAGAACAAGCTGGCTGCTATAG ATTTATATGGCCAACAGGGATGGTTTTACTTCAGATCCAAATTGTATTACATATCTCTTGAGATGAAAACATGGAGTGAGGGTAGACAGGACTGCAACAACAGAGGAGCAGACCTGGTGATcataaacagcagagaggaacag GAATTCACGGTTAAAATGGTGGGCAACAGTAAAGCTTGGATTGGTCTGACTGACACAGAAAAGGAAGGAGAATGGAAATGGGTGGATGGCACAGAATTCACTACCGA GTACTGGAAAGAGAATGAACCAAACGACATAGATAACAATGAGGACTGTGTTGAGCAAACCAACAAGAAGGGATGGAATGACAATGCATgttctgaaaaacaaatgtggaTCTGTGAGAAAAGTGCTTTTTAG
- the LOC113589643 gene encoding C-type lectin domain family 4 member K-like, producing MGGLFRAGSRNRIRLGGISHTGNRLRIRMGGVSRTGDLNRLRTGGISHAAGGDQIRLGSVSCVRDWNRLRTRMGSVCRTGGRDWITLDSISLALEEGTRSGLVGSLAPEIGTGSEQAASLVLETGTYLTPSLALRTGTGWAVVMMASGTNTAGSTCYRPAAVCLGLLCALLLAAITVLWVRFTTERDQLQIDYNNLTTESNQLQSRYNNLTAERDQLQSRYNDQTAERDQLQSRYNNLTVERDQLNKEREGLQRKLSEVDKAIEQGWRYFKSSLYNISPEKKTWSESRQDCRDRGADLVIINSREEQEFISKVISRISIWIGLTDVEKQGTWKWVDGTTLTTGYWRSGEPNNPNEHCVIADYGSHIVLNWADYPCTHKFASICEKGVFI from the exons ATGGGTGGCCTCTTTCGCGCCGGGAGCAGGAACCGGATCAGGCTTGGCGGCATCTCTCACACCGGGAACAGGCTCAGGATCAGGATGGGTGGTGTCTCTCGCACCGGAGACTTGAACAGGCTCAGGACAGGTGGCATCTCTCACGCCGCAGGCGGGGACCAGATCAGGCTTGGCAGCGTCTCTTGTGTCAGGGACTGGAACAGGCTTAGGACCAGGATGGGCAGTGTCTGTCGCACCGGAGGCAGGGACTGGATCACGCTTGACAGCATCTCTCTTGCGCTGGAGGAAGGGACCAGATCAGGCTTGGTGGGGTCTCTCGCGCCGGAGATTGGAACAGGCTCGGAACAGGCGGCGTCTCTCGTGCTGGAGACTGGAACATACTTGACACCGTCTCTCGCGCTGAGGACTGGAACTGGCTGGGCAGTTGTAATGATGG CTTCAGGAACCAACACTGCAGGGAGCACATGCTACAGAccagctgcagtgtgtctggGCCTGCTGTGTGCTCTCCTGCTAGCTGCCATTACAGTGCTGTGGGTCAGGTTTactacagagagagaccagttacaGATTGATTACAACAACCTAACTACAGAGAGTAACCAGCTACAGAGCAGGTACAACAACctgactgcagagagagaccagctACAGAGCAGGTACAATGAccagactgcagagagagaccagctACAGAGCAGGTACAACAAcctgactgtagagagagaccagctaaataaagaaagagaaggactCCAAAGAAAGCTTTCTGAAGTGG ATAAGGCCATTGAGCAGGGATGGAGGTACTTCAAATCCAGTCTTTACAACATCTCTCCTGAGAAGAAGACCTGGAGTGAGAGCAGACAGGACTGCAGAGATAGAGGAGCAGACCTGGTGATcataaacagcagagaggaacag GAGTTCATCAGTAAAGTTATCAGCAGAATTTCTATTTGGATTGGCTTGACTGATGTCGAAAAACAGGGAACTTGGAAATGGGTGGATGGCACAACACTGACCACTGG CTACTGGAGATCTGGGGAACCCAATAACCCAAATGAGCATTGTGTCATAGCTGACTATGGGTCTCATATTGTGTTGAACTGGGCTGACTATCCTTGTACCCACAAGTTTGCTTCTATCTGTGAGAAAGGAGTTTTTATCTGA